The proteins below come from a single Agrococcus beijingensis genomic window:
- a CDS encoding NADPH-dependent FMN reductase produces MADTYQHEPPYTVGVIVGSTAASSINRRLAKALIKLAPEDLQCSFIEIDQLGLYDRDLDASYPPEALAFKEAISSSDAILFVTPEYNRSIPGALKNAIDWASRPYGQNALSRKPVGMAGTSPGGIGTAVAQQHLKAIMSFCNAPLMNDVEVYVQYQEGMVDDNDDVTIDSTKEFLTDFMQRYDDFVRRVLTVVPQNR; encoded by the coding sequence ATGGCTGACACCTACCAGCACGAACCCCCGTACACCGTCGGCGTCATCGTCGGCAGCACCGCCGCGTCGTCGATCAACCGACGGCTCGCCAAGGCGCTCATCAAGCTCGCGCCCGAAGACCTGCAGTGCTCGTTCATCGAGATCGACCAGCTCGGGCTCTACGACCGCGACCTCGACGCCAGCTACCCGCCAGAGGCGCTCGCCTTCAAGGAGGCGATCTCGTCGAGCGACGCGATCCTGTTCGTCACGCCCGAGTACAACCGGTCGATCCCCGGCGCCCTCAAGAACGCCATCGACTGGGCCTCGCGGCCCTACGGGCAGAACGCGCTGTCGCGCAAGCCCGTCGGCATGGCGGGCACCTCGCCCGGCGGCATCGGCACCGCGGTCGCCCAGCAGCACCTGAAGGCGATCATGTCGTTCTGCAACGCGCCGCTGATGAACGACGTCGAGGTCTACGTGCAGTACCAGGAGGGCATGGTCGACGACAACGACGACGTCACCATCGACTCGACCAAGGAGTTTCTCACCGACTTCATGCAGCGCTACGACGACTTCGTGCGGCGCGTGCTGACGGTGGTGCCGCAGAACCGCTGA
- a CDS encoding O-antigen ligase family protein codes for MSALPAESKWAPAVAPKRGLWQGADRHVLLAVTVIALPFSYIPLELVPGRVSVTIVVFALVVLTGIRYRVLRQRPGALETVTLLLSAYIFIRLTAVTALQADVIDWQEALSATLAPLGGVILYRVARRDDLKEPCLRALRWMFVMLTAIALYQAVVGLAFLQSRGYTEGFYYFTFAGTYRPFGTFLSPTVFGAFLAIVGAALVCMAPTIRGALLWFAIALAPILLTETRAAWISFGIAVVVGWLLRTRARPVHLTLGLAAITWAIAFVVWLAPGAVDFLLSRLATLSDSGLTSNAARVNLWQGTLETTLAESPLVGFPTGDFSQVVGTVAGAYADYGHAHSNYLQVLFLYGLIGLALFAGILVLATVGALRTASTTRSPWAYGGVAAIVAFLIDSSFETSWTSFSIVAVLYLLLGLGQVAGVDRGLPSSPAALTVPKPSLAPSGPTA; via the coding sequence GTGAGCGCGCTTCCCGCCGAGAGCAAGTGGGCGCCCGCCGTCGCCCCCAAGCGCGGGCTGTGGCAGGGCGCCGACCGCCATGTGCTGCTCGCCGTCACCGTGATCGCCCTGCCGTTCTCGTACATCCCCCTCGAGCTCGTGCCCGGCCGCGTCAGCGTCACCATCGTGGTCTTCGCGCTCGTCGTGCTCACGGGCATCCGCTACCGCGTGCTGCGGCAACGGCCGGGCGCGCTCGAGACGGTGACGCTGCTGCTGTCGGCGTACATCTTCATCAGGCTCACCGCGGTGACCGCGCTGCAGGCCGACGTGATCGACTGGCAGGAGGCCCTCAGCGCCACGCTCGCCCCGCTCGGCGGCGTCATCCTCTATCGCGTCGCGCGGCGCGACGACCTGAAGGAACCGTGCCTGCGGGCGCTGCGGTGGATGTTCGTCATGCTCACCGCCATCGCGCTCTACCAGGCGGTGGTCGGCCTGGCATTCCTGCAGAGCCGCGGCTACACCGAGGGCTTCTACTACTTCACCTTCGCGGGCACCTACCGGCCCTTCGGCACCTTCCTCTCCCCCACCGTCTTCGGCGCGTTCCTCGCCATCGTGGGGGCGGCGCTCGTCTGCATGGCGCCCACCATCAGGGGCGCGCTGCTGTGGTTCGCGATCGCGCTCGCGCCGATCCTGCTGACCGAGACCCGCGCGGCATGGATCTCGTTCGGCATCGCCGTCGTGGTCGGCTGGCTGCTGCGCACCCGCGCCCGACCGGTGCACCTGACGCTCGGACTCGCCGCCATCACCTGGGCGATCGCCTTCGTCGTCTGGTTGGCGCCGGGAGCCGTCGACTTCCTGCTCTCCCGCCTCGCGACGCTCTCCGACTCCGGCCTCACGTCGAACGCCGCCCGCGTCAACCTGTGGCAGGGCACGCTCGAGACGACGCTCGCAGAGTCGCCGCTGGTCGGCTTCCCCACCGGCGACTTCTCGCAGGTGGTGGGCACCGTGGCCGGCGCCTACGCCGACTACGGCCACGCGCACAGCAACTACCTGCAGGTGCTCTTCCTCTACGGGCTCATCGGGCTGGCGCTCTTCGCCGGCATCCTGGTGCTCGCGACGGTCGGGGCGCTGCGCACGGCATCGACCACGCGCAGCCCGTGGGCCTACGGCGGCGTCGCCGCGATCGTGGCCTTCCTGATCGACTCGTCGTTCGAGACGAGCTGGACGAGCTTCTCGATCGTCGCCGTCCTCTACCTGCTGCTGGGGCTCGGGCAGGTCGCCGGGGTCGATCGCGGCCTTCCCTCCAGCCCCGCCGCGCTCACCGTGCCGAAGCCCTCGCTCGCGCCCTCGGGCCCGACCGCATGA
- a CDS encoding low molecular weight phosphatase family protein, protein MPLPSQKSSEPVRTDSVFHILTVCSGNLCRSPQAEQLLRSRIPAAFDRTTIPALEVTSAGTKARDGDVMDKHASAEAVRLGIVDVADHRARRIIERHVGDADLILGMAREHRAAAASLVPKANRRVFTLVEFARIVEALANREVEHEIAPLGDDGFAAFMRRVVASAMTARGLMPVPEDPLELDVEDPYRLDTEVYRRSADDVERHVERIASSLRALAYGSPH, encoded by the coding sequence ATGCCGCTCCCCAGCCAGAAGTCTTCGGAGCCTGTGAGGACCGACAGCGTCTTCCACATCCTCACGGTGTGCTCGGGCAACCTGTGCCGCTCGCCGCAGGCCGAGCAGCTGCTCCGCTCGCGCATCCCTGCCGCTTTCGACCGCACGACCATCCCCGCGCTCGAGGTGACGAGCGCCGGCACGAAGGCGCGCGACGGCGACGTGATGGACAAGCACGCATCTGCCGAAGCCGTGCGCCTCGGCATCGTCGACGTGGCCGACCACCGCGCTCGACGCATCATCGAGCGCCATGTGGGCGACGCCGACCTCATCCTCGGCATGGCTCGCGAGCACCGTGCGGCGGCGGCGAGCCTCGTGCCGAAGGCCAACCGTCGGGTCTTCACGCTGGTGGAGTTCGCGCGCATCGTCGAGGCGCTCGCGAACCGCGAAGTGGAGCACGAGATCGCGCCGCTCGGCGACGACGGCTTCGCGGCCTTCATGCGCCGCGTCGTGGCTAGCGCCATGACCGCCCGCGGCCTGATGCCGGTGCCCGAGGATCCGCTCGAGCTCGATGTTGAAGACCCGTATCGGTTGGACACCGAGGTCTATCGGCGCTCCGCCGACGACGTCGAGCGGCACGTCGAGCGCATCGCGTCGAGTCTGCGAGCGCTCGCCTATGGATCGCCCCACTGA
- a CDS encoding glycosyltransferase family 4 protein: MLLITPEYPPSVGGIQSLLHEITTAMPRASVKVMTPDAPGGAAFDAGAGVRTDRVRVVGSSSIVRNLVFNARGLTRLHDGRPDVVLNGHVVTAPLAWAFARRHRVPLVTYGYGKEIQGRPGLARWALRRGAAAIAISEFTRGLLLETVRGGRHAPVHVVHPGVHVPASVPARADDGPFTLITVGRLRDWYKGHDIVLEALPRVLERLPGARWVVLGDGRRRAALEERAAKLGVAHAVRFLGAVSDADKQAWLQQADVFVMPARYPKGEVAGEGFAIVYLEAAAWGVPSIAGDVGGPREAVVDGVTGLLVDPESAEQVADAILALGLDPARARELGAQARERAERDFTWPHVAAQLEAILRAVCERSARS, from the coding sequence GTGCTGCTGATCACGCCGGAGTACCCACCGTCGGTGGGCGGCATCCAGAGCCTGCTGCACGAGATCACCACGGCCATGCCGCGGGCCTCGGTGAAGGTGATGACCCCGGATGCGCCTGGTGGCGCCGCGTTCGATGCCGGCGCCGGGGTGCGCACGGACCGGGTGCGCGTCGTCGGCTCGAGCTCGATCGTGCGCAACCTCGTCTTCAACGCCCGCGGGCTGACGCGGCTGCACGACGGGCGGCCCGACGTCGTGCTGAACGGGCACGTCGTCACCGCACCGCTCGCCTGGGCCTTCGCGCGCCGGCACCGGGTGCCGCTCGTCACCTACGGCTACGGCAAGGAGATCCAGGGCCGCCCCGGGCTCGCCCGCTGGGCGCTGCGCCGCGGCGCCGCCGCGATCGCCATCAGCGAGTTCACGCGCGGGCTGCTGCTCGAGACGGTGCGGGGCGGTCGGCACGCGCCCGTGCACGTCGTGCACCCGGGCGTGCACGTGCCGGCGTCGGTGCCCGCGCGCGCCGACGACGGCCCCTTCACGCTGATCACGGTCGGCCGACTGCGCGATTGGTACAAGGGGCACGACATCGTGCTCGAAGCGTTGCCCCGGGTGCTCGAGCGACTGCCGGGGGCTCGCTGGGTCGTGCTCGGCGACGGGCGCCGCCGGGCCGCGCTCGAGGAGCGCGCCGCCAAGCTCGGGGTCGCGCACGCGGTGCGCTTCCTCGGCGCCGTCTCCGACGCCGACAAGCAGGCGTGGCTGCAGCAGGCCGACGTCTTCGTGATGCCCGCGCGCTACCCCAAGGGCGAGGTGGCCGGGGAGGGCTTCGCGATCGTCTACCTCGAGGCCGCCGCCTGGGGCGTGCCCTCGATCGCCGGCGATGTGGGCGGGCCGCGCGAGGCGGTCGTCGACGGCGTCACCGGCCTGCTCGTCGATCCGGAGTCGGCCGAGCAGGTCGCCGACGCCATCCTCGCGCTCGGTCTCGACCCGGCGCGCGCCCGTGAGCTGGGTGCGCAGGCCCGTGAGCGAGCCGAGCGCGACTTCACCTGGCCGCACGTGGCCGCACAACTTGAGGCAATCCTGCGCGCGGTCTGCGAACGGTCAGCCCGGTCGTAG
- a CDS encoding polysaccharide biosynthesis tyrosine autokinase, translated as MELSDYIRIIRKYWVLLVAATLVGVGVGAIASLVQKPVYSASTQVFVSLQSGDTTAELAQGNTFTLSRVATYANLVDSQRVLDGVIAALQIDVPRGELDARISAATVPETTIIEITATSNDPAEAAALADAAAASLSITVDEIESRPDLGSPVQLAVVEEATVPTSPVSPRTMVNIALGGIIGLALAAGFALLREVLDTRIRSERDIRAVTDAPMLGSINFDPNAKQRPLIVHADPQSPRSESFRTLRTNLQFIEVDDGSRTFVVTSSMPGEGKSTTTANLALALADAGQTVILVDADLRKPKVAEYMNLDGGVGLTDVLIGRADLVDAVQQWGNKSLYVLPAGQIPPNPSELLGSKAMSTLIRDLQGEFDWILFDAPPLLPVTDAAVLSKHVEAVILVASAGKATRNQLESAVQLLETVDKQVGGVVLTMVPTRGADAYGYGHYGYGHYGYAEAKKKQKTKSRFPVAGTR; from the coding sequence TTGGAGCTTTCGGATTACATCCGCATCATCAGGAAGTACTGGGTGCTGCTGGTGGCCGCAACGCTCGTCGGGGTCGGCGTCGGCGCGATCGCATCATTAGTGCAGAAACCTGTCTACTCGGCATCGACGCAGGTCTTCGTCTCGCTGCAGTCGGGTGACACGACGGCCGAACTCGCCCAGGGCAATACCTTCACGCTTTCCCGTGTCGCGACCTACGCGAACCTGGTCGACTCGCAGCGCGTGCTCGACGGGGTCATCGCGGCGCTGCAGATTGACGTCCCGCGTGGCGAACTTGACGCTCGCATCAGCGCGGCGACTGTGCCCGAGACCACCATCATCGAGATCACTGCCACGAGCAATGATCCGGCCGAGGCAGCAGCGCTCGCGGATGCTGCTGCCGCGAGCCTCTCCATCACGGTGGACGAGATCGAATCTCGCCCCGACCTCGGCAGCCCGGTGCAGTTGGCGGTCGTCGAGGAGGCAACGGTTCCGACCTCGCCGGTGAGCCCCCGCACGATGGTCAACATCGCGCTCGGCGGCATCATCGGGCTCGCGCTCGCAGCCGGGTTCGCTTTGCTGCGCGAGGTCTTGGACACCCGCATCCGCAGCGAGCGGGACATTCGCGCAGTGACAGATGCGCCGATGCTCGGGTCGATCAACTTCGATCCGAACGCAAAGCAGCGACCGCTGATCGTGCATGCCGACCCGCAAAGCCCGCGATCCGAGTCGTTCCGCACGCTTCGCACCAACTTGCAGTTCATCGAGGTCGACGACGGGTCGCGCACGTTCGTCGTCACATCGTCGATGCCGGGCGAAGGCAAGAGCACAACGACTGCCAACCTTGCCCTTGCGCTCGCCGATGCCGGCCAGACCGTCATTCTGGTCGACGCCGATCTTCGCAAGCCCAAGGTCGCCGAGTACATGAATCTCGATGGCGGTGTCGGCCTGACCGACGTGCTGATCGGTCGGGCCGACCTGGTCGACGCTGTGCAGCAGTGGGGCAACAAGTCGCTCTACGTGCTGCCCGCTGGCCAGATCCCGCCCAACCCGTCCGAACTGCTCGGGTCGAAGGCGATGTCGACCCTGATCAGGGATCTGCAGGGTGAGTTCGACTGGATCCTCTTCGACGCTCCGCCGTTGCTGCCCGTGACGGACGCCGCAGTGCTGTCGAAGCATGTGGAGGCAGTGATCCTGGTCGCCTCGGCCGGCAAGGCCACGCGAAATCAGCTCGAGAGCGCTGTCCAGTTGCTCGAAACCGTCGACAAGCAGGTCGGCGGCGTTGTGCTGACGATGGTGCCCACGCGAGGCGCAGATGCCTACGGCTACGGCCACTACGGCTATGGCCACTACGGCTACGCGGAGGCGAAGAAGAAGCAGAAGACCAAGTCGAGGTTTCCTGTCGCTGGTACGCGATAG